In Apium graveolens cultivar Ventura unplaced genomic scaffold, ASM990537v1 ctg3335, whole genome shotgun sequence, a single genomic region encodes these proteins:
- the LOC141701093 gene encoding uncharacterized protein LOC141701093: MNQYLQRRLNDKDRAPGSGKNVVNGVFGGTVSPPRSPDPENNVMMIQPLEDEPICFSYSDYEGLDPDHNLALVVTLDVANNEVKRILVDNGSSANIVFEHTLNMMELGHFRMDPCLEDPLYGFGNIMISIRGVIYFPIILGTALQQISHVMKFYVISATSSYNMILGRPTITKLRAIPSTIHLKLKFPTPGDIGELKGDRELAGRCYGQALVMA, from the coding sequence atgaaccagtatcttcaAAGGAGGTTAAATGACAAAGACAGGGCCCCGGGAAGCGGCAAAAATGTGGTGAATGGTGTCTTTGGAGGCACAGTTTCTCCGCCTCGGAGCCCGGACCCAGAGAATAACGTGATGATGATCCAGCCTTTGGAGGATGAGCCAATCTGCTTCTCTTACTCTGATTATGAGGGACTCGATCCGGATCACAATTTGGCATTGGTGGTAACCCTGGATGTCGCAAATAATGAGGTAAAAAGAATTTTAGTTGACAATGGTTCCTCTGCTAATATTGTATTCGAGCACACACTTAACATGATGGAGCTCGGGCACTTCCGAATGGACCCCTGTCTTGAAGATCCCTTGTACGGATTtggaaatataatgatttcaatcCGGGGTGTCATTTATTTTCCTATTATCTTAGGAACTGCACTCCAGCAGATCTCCCATGTGATGAAGTTCTACGTGATAAGCGCAACCTCATCATACAATATGATCCTTGGAAGACCCACGATAACCAAGCTCAGGGCAATCCCCTCAACTATCCACCTAAAGCTCAAATTCCCCACCCCGGGAGACATTGGAGAGTTAAAAGGAGATAGAGAATTGGCAGGGAGGTGTTATGGTCAAGCCTTGGTCATGGCATAA
- the LOC141701095 gene encoding protein FAR1-RELATED SEQUENCE 5-like, whose protein sequence is MACMVEEHEKSRKETNTYKLAGEKMKASISQKCLSKGDDSECVSNENPENVMGDFAEDWIPECDDSKKLVLDQLFADRESAFKFYFDYGKITEDENIARRRRTTVSAKCECPAKLVIGSSAEGDGYVVKKFVEKHNHAFRGKGAMQFLRCSRSLTEFHKKFILDAAKLNIGPTRAYAIFKSMIGSYEDVGATVIDFKNFSRDIKHYIGKHDADLIIQNFKDIQASSDTEFKFEYKTDKKNHLTQMFWADGIGRRNFDVFGDVVSFDATYSTNNYCYVLHFF, encoded by the exons ATGGCATGCATGGTGGAAGaacatgaaaaatcaagaaaggAGACAAATACTTACAAATTAGCAGGAGAAAAAATGAAGGCTTCAATCTCGCAGAAATGTCTCTCCAAAG GTGATGATTCTGAATGTGTATCAAATGAGAATCCAGAGAATGTAATGGGAGATTTTGCTGAAGACTGGATTCCGGAATGTGACGATTCAAAGAAACTAGTACTTGACCAACTTTTTGCTGATAGGGAATCTGCATTCAAATTCTATTTTGATTATGGGAAAAT AACCGAAGACGAAAACATCgcaagaagaagaagaacaacAGTGTCCGCTAAATGTGAATGTCCAGCAAAGCTTGTTATTGGCAGTTCTGCTGAAGGAGACGGATACGTTGTTAAGAAATTTGTAGAAAAGCACAATCACGCTTTCCGTGGTAAAGGTGCTATGCAATTTCTCAGATGTAGTCGGTCACTGACTGAATTCCACAAAAAATTTATTTTGGATGCCGCAAAACTAAATATTGGACCAACTCGAGCATATGCCATATTCAAATCTATGATAGGTTCTTACGAGGATGTTGGTGCCACAGTTATTGAttttaagaatttttccagagatATCAAGCATTACATTGGAAAACATGATGCTGATTTAATTATTCAAAACTTCAAGGACATTCAAGCATCATCCGACACTGAATTTAAGTTTGAGTACAAGACTGATAAGAAAAATCATCTAACACAAATGTTCTGGGCTgatggaattggaagaagaaatTTTGACGTTTTTGGAGATGTCGTATCATTTGATGCAACTTACAGTACCAATAATTATTGTTATGTCCTTCATTTTTTCTAA
- the LOC141701094 gene encoding uncharacterized protein LOC141701094, whose amino-acid sequence MCVDYTSLNSVCPKDSYPLPNIDQLIDATSGHVMLSFMDAFSGYNQVKMIPEYITKTAFITHRAVYASVMMPFGLINVGAMYQKMMNTIFKSQLGRNMESYVDDMISKLVTIPDHTKDLKECFDNLRKYNMKLNPEKCAFGVPSGKFLGFLVSERRIEANPEKIKAIMEMTVPRTQKDIQKLAGCLAALRRFIPKLAERKLRQYFQGREIRVITNQPLQKIIHKPDASGRLVNWAIELSQFNIKYVPRTTIKAQALAEFVMECTFPEVPETPKIQSGEEKETSNINSWTLYVDGSATAERSGAGLILSSSGGFTIQQAITFAFKATNNQAEYEALLSGLRIAKSLGVRRLTIYSDSQIVVRQTNGEYIAKDSKLARYQEMGRAILETVPDPTNLQINREENTKADELSKLVQNTSDLSSSVYFEELGAPSTDRPEVLCVSSPEN is encoded by the exons ATGTGTGTGGATTACACAAGTCTCAATTCGGTGTGTCCTAAAGACTCCTACCCCCTGCCCAACATTGACCAGCTGATAGATGCAACCTCGGGTCATgtcatgctaagtttcatggatgctTTTTCAGGATATAACCAAGTGAAGATGATCCCGGAATACATCACGAAGACCGCGTTCATTACACACCGGGCTGTCTACGCTTCTGTTATGATGCCGTTCGGATTAATCAATGTCGGGGCAATGTACCAGAAAATGATGAACACCATCTTCAAAAGTCAACTGGGCAGGAACATGGAATCTTATGTCGATGATATGATATCTAAGTTAGTCACAATCCCGGATCACACCAAGGACCTCAAAGAATGCTTTGACAATTTGAGGAAGTATAACATGAAGCTGAACCCAGAAAAATGCGCTTTCGGGGTCCCCTCTGGGAAGTTTCTTGGTTTTCTGGTCAGTGAACGGAGAATAGAGGCTAACCCGGAAAAGATCAAAGCTATAATGGAAATGACAGTCCCCCGGACTCAAAAGGATATTCAGAAGCTCGCAGGATGCTTGGCAGCCCTTCGCAGATTTATCCCAAAATTGGCAGAAAG GAAGCTAAGGCAATATTTCCAAGGCCGGGAAATCAGGGTGATCACTAACCAACCACTTCAGAAAATCATTCACAAGCCAGACGCCTCCGGGAGATTGGTCAATTGGGCGATTGAATTGAGCCAGTTCAACATCAAATATGTTCCAAGGACgactataaaagcccaggcgttgGCTGAATTCGTCATGGAATGCACCTTTCCCGAAGTCCCAGAGACACCTAAAATCCAATCCGGAGAAGAAAAGGAGACTAGCAACATAAATTCTTGGACATTGTATGTTGATGGTTCGGCAACAGCCGAGAGGTCCGGGGCTGGCCTGATCCTTTCCAGCTCGGGCGGATTCACAATCCAACAAGCCATAACCTTCGCTTTCaaagcaacaaacaaccaggctGAATATGAAGCCCTCCTCTCCGGACTCAGGATAGCCAAATCCCTTGGGGTAAGGCGTTTAACCATCTATAGTGATTCTCAAATTGTGGTAAGACAGACCAACGGTGAATATATTGCGAAGGACTCCAAGTTGGCTCGATATCAGGAAATGGGGAGGGCTATCCTGGAAACCGTCCCGGACCCAACCAACTTGCAAATAAACAGAGAAGAAAACACAAAGGCAGATGAGCTGTCCAAGCTCGTCCAGAATACTTCGGATTTAAGCAGCTCAGTCTACTTCGAGGAGCTCGGGGCACCCAGCACCGACCGGCCCGAAGTCTTATGCGTCAGCAGCCCGGAAAACTGA